Proteins encoded in a region of the Dreissena polymorpha isolate Duluth1 chromosome 6, UMN_Dpol_1.0, whole genome shotgun sequence genome:
- the LOC127833759 gene encoding uncharacterized protein LOC127833759, which yields MFEPKTEMKLSMYLMLVCLLQLIDTDGALAQRGIGVWNMLAIKCTSDEDCHPGTHCVEIHRGESSASSQTDFRCLPIHLPCKRDEDCNAVVCPNPDDASLCLQSTSFPMGGECHCPPPVEECDSVICEEQCPLGFFCACIENVCLEG from the exons ATGTTTGAGCCAAAAACGGAAATGAAGTTATCAATGTACCTG ATGCTAGTGTGCCTTTTGCAACTGATTGATACCGACGGAGCGTTGGCGCAAAGAGGAATAGGCGTTTGGAATATGCTGGCCATCAAGTGTACTTCG GACGAAGACTGTCACCCGGGGACACACTGTGTGGAAATCCATAGAGGAGAATCATCAGCATCATCCCAGACCGACTTTCGTTGTTTGC CCATCCATCTGCCGTGCAAGCGCGACGAGGACTGTAACGCCGTAGTGTGCCCCAACCCTGACGATGCCTCACTTTGCCTCCAGTCGACTTCCTTCCCGATGGGCGGCGAGTGCCACTGCCCCCCTCCGGTAGAAGAGTGCGATTCGGTCATATGCGAGGAGCAATGTCCATTAGGGTTTTTCTGTGCGTGCATCGAAAACGTCTGCCTTGAGGGATGA